In the Vanacampus margaritifer isolate UIUO_Vmar chromosome 9, RoL_Vmar_1.0, whole genome shotgun sequence genome, GGTggaaactggaaaaataaaaataagacaaaaggGCCGGCTTCGAGCACAGCCTAAACTCCACCTCAGACTCTAAGAAATCTGGAGTTTATTCGAGCGCACGTATTCGCACTCGCACCCTGCACAAGCTTGAAACaggctgcagttacacttaaggccagaggtggcagtcatgagtaaaaaaaaaaaaaggtgacaaacCCCATAAAGCACCTTTAGCGATAATGAGAATGTGAATAAAATTCCCTTATTTCAAAATTTTAACCACAAAATGGAGAACAGAAATGTAACTTATTTTTAGGGCTGGAATGGATTCAttgcatttctattcatttcattggggaacaTTTCAGGTTACAAACGGGATCACAAAACCAATTAAGTCTTTATGTAGGCCTAATTGTTGAAACCTTTGCTTTCAATCTCATCTTTGTGCAAATGTACCTAATGTTGCGGCTAGTGAGTACTGAGTACGATATCACTTTGGCACTTACCCCTACAAAATCATAAACTCCAGCTCCTCCTTCCcaggtggggaaaaaagttgcaaGGAACAACATCTGGCAAACACAATTATAGTAAAAACCATTAGCACCAGTGTTCTCATGGATCTCATGTGctcattaaatacattttcggtGGCATCTAGCTCAGTGGTTATCAACCTTTTAGAGGTCCCCCTGCATATTTGTGACCCTGAGTCAATGTAGTCAAATTATTAGCTTTAGCTAAAAGCATTCTTAAGAAATTATTGGTGTACACCCACTAAAATGTTATGTCATATTTATATAATGTCATAATTTGAAAATAATGCAGATCATGTTAAGTTTGCATAACTTAACAGTGTCATGCAGTAACTTTAACAATTCAAATGGGAGCAAGATCTTTTAAATTCTGTATAATAAATTACACTTGCAAAACAAATTTAATTACTGAAGGGGAAAAAGTCCTGATGACCTCTGTAGTTTAAGTAGCTTAAGGTTTCAGTCACACCTGAGTAAAACAATACTATTTATCGAAATGTCATAGGAGTTTTTGAAAAGAATTACACTGCTGACCATTGGGGGTCCTGGGACTGctggttgagaaacactgatcTAGCTGACGTGAGAGTTTATAACACGTTTTCCTCAGTTAGCTCCAAGATGAATGCCAAATTATAGTGTATACTCACTTTGCAGAGCTGGACAAAAAGGTAGGTAGCGCCAGCCTGGACACACCTCCAGAATGCGTTGTACTCAGAACTAACAATCGGACGCACAGAATGAAGAAGATGATACGTTATTACACAATGACAAAAGCCtgaaaatgaaaagcaagttTGATTGTTGtcttaaaaattatattaaaataaagccAATAATAGCTTGTTAACATTAGGCTAATTAGGTGCGGCCATTTGCACAATACTAAGAGGATTTTACAGAACCATACAAAGGTCTGACATTACTATGCTGATTAGCAGACCATTTTGTTTCTATTACAAGGAATTGAAATGCGAAAAGAGCATGTCTAACTACCAAACATGATTGTAAATAGCAACTGATGTTTCAATATGGGTAAATTGTATAATATAGGTATGTGAAGAAATGCTTGATGACGTGGTCAAAGGCCAAAAAACACTTGGACATTGATGCTGTGAAAGATGAGTTGACTTATCTTTTGATATTTGAATGTCAACTGTCTACATTTGCATGGCATTCTATCAACCACGAAAGAAGTTGCCCAGGCTATTTGATGAATGTATGAAATAAAGTAAGGGAAATGCGCCAGTGACTCAGTCACTCACCATCACCCACTGTTTGTGGATAATTCAACACATCTTGAAATGGCTCCAGAGGCCAAATTATGCCTCATAATGCTCACTTCATACACCTCTTAAGAagtgggatattttttttaacagaaaaaaagaacgtttactgaataaatactttttgatGAGTCTAATATTGCCAATAATCATCATGGTGTCATCCAAGCTGGGAAGGTCATAAAAGACTTATTAACTACTAAACTGCATCTcaatagttatttatttttattttcctagcTCTTTCCCAATGTAACAAGTTTGAGTGGAGAAACTTGAATTTTCTTTTCACATACCTATAGaataaacaaacttttattgtaaACGTGTTATGGGTGTATTAAGTATAGTTGCagatttaaaatacagtaaatacttacAGCCCGCTGCACTTGTATGTTATAAAGTAAGGGAAATACGCCAAAGCAAAGCAATTTCCAAAATGAAAGAGAGTCATGACGGCAGGTCAAATAATCCGTTGGCCTgtagaaatattttaaaacaaaagaaaataaagtattaGTCCATACGACATACTTGCAAGGACATTCGCCACGTTTGCCCACACCACTGGACTGATTGTGAATATTAgaattaaaaatttatttttcacgCGGTAGGGAATTTTGGTTGGAGAAGGCACCTTAATACTACACGGACAAATCCATTCAGCCACATAGATTGACACAGTGCACGATATACATGATACACACATATATCCACCTCAATGTATTCACAAACATTTAGCATGTAAATATGTTGGTGGTACAAAATGTAATATTGGGACGACGTTACTTACAACAAAAATGAGGGAGAAGCAGAATGTCGTGCGGTACCGAATGACAACCGGAAGTTAGTGTCGTTCTACATTAAAACCCCTCCGACTGAGTTTCCGCTGGGACTCAAGGAATGGCAATAAATCACCACCAGATAGAGCCTTGGCTGGTCGTGCAGTGTCCTCATGCACACCAAGACGCCGCCTCCCCCACCATCATTATATTGCATATACATGGCAGGGCCGTGGGCCAGTGGCATAAACAGTCGTATGCGGTTGTTTCGGGCCACATTAATGGCATTTATtgtttaagaaatatgtttgtgtgCGATCATTCACGAAGCGTCAGTCCGCCACCGGAAGTGGCGCGTTTTTGAGTTTCTAAATAATAGCAAAAACGGAAACTATGTGCTGTAACTGACACAAGATGCAACCAGAGCCGCCCATCATCCGTCGTTCGTAGTGGGACCCATTTTGCGCCAGGAAACTCACTGCAACATCTGTCCATTGTGAGGGAAGGCTCGACATGTACTTACTCATCCTGCAAAAGGGATTCCCTCCACATGTGATCCCTTCTCAAAGTTTCTTCTTTCCCcccatgttttttcttttttttgggggggggggggggggggtcctggtCTTTTTGAGGGGTTTAGATCAGAGAATGTTGCAGCAACGGCAATGATCTACACTACAGTACCAGATGATGACCATTTAGACGGTGGACAAGAAGAACTGAACCAAAATGGTAATTATACTATATGAAGTGCATTAGTTAATAGCTTATTCCACTGTCTGTATTTGAGTGTGTCACAATGGTATAGCATCCTGGAAAAATGCTGCCACCTCCTTCCAGAGACCAAGAAGGATGTCCATGCATGACAAGTTAGCCTTGGAATTTCATTAGCaggaaataaaatatatgaaagAACAGCATAACAGAGAAATAAGAATTTGAATTGAATATTAAATTAGAAAAAAGAGCTGTTCCAATTAAGATGTATGAGAAAGATgtgtaatgaaataaattgtgattttttttttctctttctcaagTTTATTTTGGTCACCACGACTTATGGTTTAGTTtatcatttacattttcagcacATAATCTATATATGTTGTACATCAAAAACACAATGAAGGCAAAAACAAGCCATAATCATTTCatggttttaaaaaatctgcGACCATTATGGGAACACCTGGATCATTCAAGTTGTGCAGCACAGCTGTTGCAATGACCACCTATGAAAGTGATCTCTGAAAGTTATTTCATCAAATTGATTTAATGGATTACTCCGCTCCACAAGGCTGGCCTCTGCAATTAATGTTGTTCATTTAGATATTCATAATACTCCATGCTTCCAAAACAGTACTAAACTGAAGTTAAACCTGCCCCCTTGCAGGATTAATTTAAACTTCAGTTTTGTCCTAGAGTAGCTCTAATTCAAACTCTTGCAACTGGTTTTGCTTAAACCAGAACAGGCTAATTCTATGACCATTTTAAGATACTGTACATCTTTGCAAGTGACTTAAAATTAGGCCAGCTCAAATAGCATTATTAGTCTGGGACTAGACTTTTCTGTGAAACCTGGCATTGACATACATCTACATCGACACTTGtatctataaataaaaaagacaagtaGACATCTTAAATgttttcaagttttatttttgtcataagAGGAGTTAGTCACTCTGCCTTTCCTCCTTCCACTGGTGAATAAGCCTTTGAATCACACCAACATGGAGATGGATACAACAATTAACGACAGTATTGAGCCATAACAACACATCTAATGGGGTGGTGGGAGGTGTCGAGGACAGGGGCACACAGATACAAATACTGTCAGCAGCCAATCATCTCATCATTAAGTGGAAAGACAAGATTAAATCAGAACACTTAACACATCATTTCTGCTTTCTACTTGCACAGAAGAAGAGCTAAGGGGCTGTGATGCTATGACAGGGTTATGGGTTGAGCCTGTGTGTAAAAGAGAAAGGAGGGGATACAAGCATGGTTGGGGTGGTCCCTTTCTGCTTTCAGCACGGCCAATCGTCTACTCCTTGCTGTGCATGTACAACAGCAGGTCAGCAACACGGTGGCTGTAGCCAAACTCATTATCATACCTGCAGCAGGGAACACGGAAATGAGAGAATTAGTtcataaaatatattgttttctaATTTGAATCAAGTGGAggacaaatgcacacaaaacaaCTAACCAGGAAATTAGCTTGACAAAGTTGTCATTGAGGGAAATGCCAGCACCAGCATCAAAGACGGAGGAGTGGGTGTCACCAATGAAGTCAGAGGATACCACCTGCTCAAAACAGTACAGGGAGTCAGTGGCAAGTCAAACATTTCAGACATCGACATTATTTGTTTCACCTGATCCTCAGTGTAACCAAGCACTCCCTTCATGGGCCCAAGAGCGGCCTTCTTGACAGCTTCCTTAATCTGCGCGTAAGAAGCAGGCGTGGACAGGCGACATGTCAAGTCCACCACAGACACATCAGCCACAGGCACCCTGAACGCCATCCCTGTCAGCTTACTGGAGACAAATGAACACCAGTACAATTCATTACATATTTATTCCGGTTAACAAAATGCAAGGAGTGATTCATGTaatgtgtttaactcattcaaacccaaaaacgtataaatacgttttttaaaataccttttcctgcactccccaaaacatagttatacgttttttatgctatagcatacagaaagctttgatacagcttctgacatgaaaaggtcgcttaaagcaatggtagttatcacCAAAAATgaccagaaggtggcagcagagtataagagctcagccagggccatgttgcaaaaagctctctttgccagtgttttcaacaggtttgtcaACAatgactaatctttctttgggtaggttccatgtttttatggcaatagaacagaatattctgtggaccttcaTTCccaaaaatccagtaaaacagccaggagcgaaggggtttgcttAATATGCATGTCTTTTACCCATTAAGCTCGGGAATGACTTTGCCCACGGCCTTGGCAGCACCAGTGGAGGCTGGAATGATGTTTTGGTGAGCCCCACGGCCATCACGCCAGGCCTTGGCACTGGGTCCATCCACTGTCTTCTGAGTGGCTGTGTAAGCATGGACTGTAGTCtacaacaaggaaaaaaaagacttcactTTCAATCTCTTTAAAAATTGACGAGAACACTATCAATACAAGCAGACCAATCTACTGTAGCTTACCATAAGTGCCTCCTCAATGCCAAAGTTATCATGAATGACTTTGGCCAGAGGGGCCAGGCAGTTGGTAGTGCAGGAGGCATTGCTGTgaacagaaagaaaaacatgatcTTTGATGAAGAGTCATGAGTCACGTCTGCACCAAAAAAATCTTCAAGAACCCAACGTATTACCTGACAATCATCATGGAGGAGGAATCATACTTCTCCTCATTGACGCCCATGACAAACATGGGAGCATCAGGTGAGGGTGCTGACACGACCACACGTTGAGCCCCACCCTGGATGTGAGCCTGTGGCCAGGATAGAAAGGGCACACATCAGAAACTGAAGATATTATGTGAATGCGTGCACTGGATGCTCACGTATACATACAGATGCCTTATCCAGACTGAGGAAGACTCCGGTGGACTCCACAACGTACTTGGCACCAACCTCGCCCCAAGGGATCTCAGCTGGCTTCATACTAGTCAGATAAAGAGGAAAAGAGCTTTTGTAATGATTTCTCCGCGGCATTTTCccattattttgtgtctctttGGTGAAAACGGCAGTTTGTGCTTCTATGCAcatcaaaatacacacacacaaataccgGTATAGACGTCCGTGCctctggcgtgtaacccaccggCAATACTCGAGCCggtgtaaacaaacatgacgctcgcagcaaagaaccacacttttggagcgaggaggaaaccaaTGACAGACTTTATTTAGCCTGGTGAGTGACAAATATAAATGTCTTTTGTTGATCGTAgcaagttaaaagcggaaatgacgctATTTATGTAATTACGTTGTCCGTGCATCGTGGTTTTAACGGGatattccaatcgagcacagAAAAAACTAGAGTAACTCGgtccgccacgcatgtaaacttgttacctcgattgtttaacaaaccggaattctgacttaaacccgaatattgactgcatgtaaacgtagtcattgtCACCAAAAGGTACAATTCTGGTGGATCCATAAGCCTTTTAGATCCTTGTTATTGAGAGTGAGAACGAAAGTTGCCATGAATTCCCAACCCCACCTCTCCCTTCcggtcttcttcttctgcgtcttctcctccttcttcattttgatttgacattttaagaaGGAAGAAGAACGATAGTCATGGCAACTTCTGTTTTCACTTTCAATAACTGGGATCTAAAAGGCTTATGACTTAGTTAGTAGCTGCCAGGTTGTCGTCCTCGTCACTGCATGCTGAAGAGTGCTCTCTGTTCATC is a window encoding:
- the gapdhs gene encoding glyceraldehyde-3-phosphate dehydrogenase 2, with the protein product MYKRERRSSGLRTHIQGSISVRGNHQKAAAMPDLCVGINGFGRIGRLVMRACLQKEGIKVVAINDPFIDLQYMVYMFKYDTTHGRHKGEVYAKDGKLVVDGQSISVFQCMKPAEIPWGEVGAKYVVESTGVFLSLDKASAHIQGGAQRVVVSAPSPDAPMFVMGVNEEKYDSSSMMIVSNASCTTNCLAPLAKVIHDNFGIEEALMTTVHAYTATQKTVDGPSAKAWRDGRGAHQNIIPASTGAAKAVGKVIPELNGKLTGMAFRVPVADVSVVDLTCRLSTPASYAQIKEAVKKAALGPMKGVLGYTEDQVVSSDFIGDTHSSVFDAGAGISLNDNFVKLISWYDNEFGYSHRVADLLLYMHSKE